A genomic window from Lotus japonicus ecotype B-129 chromosome 1, LjGifu_v1.2 includes:
- the LOC130731115 gene encoding sm-like protein LSM4: protein MLPLSLLKTAQGHPMLVELKNGETYNGHLVNCDTWMNIHLREVICTNKDGDRFWRMPECYIRGNTIKYLRVPDEVIDKVQEETKSRTDRKPPGVGRGRGRGGREEGAGGRPAKGPGRGFDDGAKGPGGRGRGGLGGKPGGSRGAGRGRG from the exons ATG CTTCCTCTTTCCCTTCTCAAGACTGCTCAAGGCCACCCTATG TTGGTGGAGCTGAAAAACGGGGAGACATACAACGGGCATTTGGTTAATTGCGATACATGGATGAACATCCATCTTCGAGAAGTCATTTGCACCAATAAA GATGGAGATAGATTTTGGCGGATGCCTGAGTGCTACATTCGAGGCAATACAATTAAGTACCTTCGAGTTCCTGATGAG GTTATTGACAAAGTTCAGGAAGAAACCAAGAGCCGTACTG ATCGCAAACCACCTGGCGTTGGACGTGGGAGGGGAAGAGGAGGTAGGGAGGAAGGTGCTGGTGGGCGCCCGGCAAAAGGACCTGGGCGTGGTTTTGATGATGGTGCTAAGGGACCTGGTGGCCGTGGCAGAGGCGGCTTAGGTGGAAAGCCTGGTGGAAGTAGAG GTGCAGGGAGAGGTAGAGGTTGA